From Amblyraja radiata isolate CabotCenter1 chromosome 21, sAmbRad1.1.pri, whole genome shotgun sequence, a single genomic window includes:
- the smkr1 gene encoding small lysine-rich protein 1: MSDCCLFSGDGCPRTGLGRFPLCDSNSFTMPSKGAKPKAQNTGGKKKSGKRAAGSKKKKKKEKASKSQVEVDIMSPAAMFNLYYISHNVPTCLAYRGFLWPGRPKKKGRK; this comes from the exons ATGTCTGATTGTTGTCTCTTTTCAGGAGATGGTTGTCCTCGAACAGGACTAGGAAGATTCCCACTCTGTGACTCAAACAGTTTTACAATG CCCAGCAAGGGAGCCAAGCCCAAGGCACAGAATACAGGCGGCAAGAAGAAGAGTGGGAAGAGGGCTGCCGgcagcaagaagaagaagaagaaggagaaagcTTCCAAATCTCAGGTGGAAGTGGACATCATGAGTCCTGCAGCCATGTTCAACCTGTACTACATCTCTCACAACGTGCCTACCTGCCTTGCTTATCGAGGCTTCCTCTGGCCTGGAAGACCCAAGAAGAAAGGACGGAAATAA